A section of the Polynucleobacter sp. AP-Jannik-300A-C4 genome encodes:
- a CDS encoding deoxyribodipyrimidine photo-lyase, with product MQKALVWLRRDLRLYDNAALHHALKNNAQVWLAFIFDTDILDPLKSEDLDASGLKHDRRVDFIWQGLKQIDEQLRKQGGGLIVQFGKPTSCIPKIAETLGVNTVYTNHDYEPSAIARDTSVAKSLDKLGIKFQTFKDQVIFEKKEILTNSNAVFSIFTPYKNNWLKTLQEKDIAAYDCDPKKGQLAPIPKSLETPFPSLESMGFTPTGIETYLPPGSKGGQNFLEDFLHRIDQYQIGRDFPAIKGVSYLSTHLRFGMLSIRGLVREAHRRMLAGSMGATIWLSELIWRDFYFMILANHPRLAEGAAFKPDYDNIEWESGATAKKLFKAWCDGKTGYPLVDSAMCQLNQSGYMHNRLRMVVASFLTKDLGIDWRWGEMYFAKHLNDFELSSNNGGWQWASSSGCDAQPYFRIFNPITQSQKFDPEGKFIRRYLPQLDKLSKKSIHAPWEAGHIELEAAGILLGRDYPLPIVNHDEARKKTLVRYSVVKKVSPESASE from the coding sequence ATGCAAAAAGCTCTCGTTTGGCTCCGCCGTGACCTGCGTCTCTATGACAACGCCGCCCTTCATCACGCCCTGAAAAATAATGCCCAGGTTTGGCTTGCGTTTATCTTCGATACCGATATTCTGGATCCACTCAAGTCTGAAGATCTAGATGCAAGCGGCCTGAAGCATGATCGGCGTGTAGACTTTATTTGGCAAGGTCTGAAGCAAATCGATGAGCAATTACGCAAACAAGGTGGAGGACTGATTGTTCAGTTCGGAAAACCTACTTCGTGCATTCCGAAGATTGCAGAGACATTGGGTGTCAATACCGTTTACACCAATCATGACTATGAGCCATCAGCAATTGCTCGTGATACCTCGGTTGCTAAATCACTAGACAAGCTGGGTATTAAATTCCAGACCTTCAAGGATCAAGTCATCTTTGAGAAAAAAGAAATTCTTACCAACTCCAATGCAGTCTTCTCCATCTTTACGCCATACAAAAATAATTGGCTTAAGACTTTGCAAGAAAAAGATATTGCCGCTTATGACTGCGATCCTAAAAAAGGTCAGTTAGCCCCTATCCCCAAATCATTAGAGACACCCTTTCCATCGCTAGAGTCTATGGGCTTTACCCCGACCGGGATTGAAACTTATCTTCCGCCAGGATCCAAGGGTGGTCAAAATTTCTTAGAGGATTTTCTGCACCGCATCGATCAATACCAAATCGGTCGAGACTTCCCAGCCATTAAAGGGGTGAGCTATCTATCTACCCATCTGCGTTTTGGCATGCTATCCATTAGGGGCTTGGTGCGCGAAGCACATCGCCGTATGCTTGCTGGCAGCATGGGTGCAACGATCTGGTTAAGCGAACTAATCTGGCGTGATTTCTATTTCATGATTCTGGCCAATCACCCACGTCTTGCCGAGGGTGCAGCATTCAAGCCAGACTACGACAATATCGAGTGGGAAAGTGGTGCTACTGCCAAGAAATTATTTAAAGCTTGGTGTGATGGTAAAACGGGTTACCCTTTGGTAGATTCTGCCATGTGCCAACTCAACCAAAGTGGCTATATGCATAACCGCTTACGCATGGTGGTTGCCAGCTTTCTCACCAAAGACCTAGGAATTGATTGGCGCTGGGGCGAAATGTATTTTGCAAAACACCTCAATGACTTTGAGCTTTCTTCCAACAATGGTGGATGGCAATGGGCCTCCTCTTCAGGATGTGATGCACAGCCCTACTTCCGCATCTTCAATCCGATCACCCAATCCCAGAAGTTTGATCCCGAAGGAAAATTTATCCGCCGCTACTTACCTCAACTGGACAAGCTCTCTAAGAAGTCTATTCATGCGCCTTGGGAAGCCGGTCATATTGAACTGGAAGCTGCCGGTATTCTGCTGGGTCGTGACTACCCCCTTCCCATCGTGAATCATGATGAAGCACGTAAAAAGACTTTGGTGCGCTATAGCGTAGTTAAAAAAGTCAGTCCCGAATCTGCATCCGAATAA
- a CDS encoding YdcF family protein encodes MADLFLVGWLPTSEVFLRALEDSVPKAQLAQMSRTKFGGIIILGGAIGGGEIALDRGEISIYSAAERITKAFELMRRYPELPFIFSGFSDRLSPVGISEADAFKRLVIEQGLSRDNAHYENQSRNTYENALLMKPMILVLEAKDLNNSDITPKPWLLITSASHMYRSLKVFQKQEIEVIPVPVDYQTGLRLHWEKFDLAAGMQNWNKLMHELIGLLGYWITGKI; translated from the coding sequence TTGGCAGACTTATTCCTGGTTGGTTGGTTGCCGACTTCCGAGGTCTTTTTAAGAGCCCTTGAGGATAGCGTACCCAAGGCCCAACTTGCGCAAATGTCACGTACGAAATTTGGCGGAATCATTATTTTGGGTGGCGCGATTGGGGGTGGTGAAATTGCCCTAGATCGTGGGGAGATTTCGATTTATTCTGCTGCTGAGCGTATCACCAAGGCTTTTGAGCTCATGCGTCGATATCCAGAGTTGCCTTTTATCTTTAGCGGATTCTCTGATCGCCTCTCTCCAGTGGGAATATCTGAGGCAGATGCCTTTAAGCGATTGGTTATAGAGCAGGGTTTATCAAGAGATAATGCTCATTATGAAAATCAATCTCGCAATACCTATGAAAACGCCCTGTTGATGAAGCCGATGATCTTGGTTTTGGAGGCTAAGGACCTTAATAACTCTGACATAACCCCCAAGCCTTGGCTGTTGATTACTTCAGCATCCCACATGTACCGATCATTAAAGGTTTTTCAAAAACAAGAAATTGAGGTAATTCCGGTTCCAGTAGATTACCAAACTGGTCTTCGCTTGCATTGGGAGAAATTTGACCTGGCGGCTGGTATGCAAAATTGGAATAAATTGATGCACGAGCTTATTGGTCTTTTGGGATATTGGATTACCGGAAAGATTTAG
- a CDS encoding YqgE/AlgH family protein, which yields MSYSADHLANQFLVAMPGMVDPNFAGSVIYLFEHTERGAMGLVINRPTELDVGALFEKIEVKLEAEPVSEQPVYFGGPVQIERGFVLHEPTTEVAYSSSLAVPGGLTMTTSKDVLEAVATGSGPSKFLMILGYAGWSAGQLEEEITLNGWINVPLSQQQMSEIIFNTPSSQRYERTMSLLGFDPSHLSGEAGHA from the coding sequence ATTTCTTATTCCGCTGATCATCTAGCAAACCAATTCCTTGTTGCCATGCCTGGGATGGTCGACCCCAATTTTGCAGGTTCAGTCATTTATCTTTTTGAGCATACTGAACGCGGTGCAATGGGCTTGGTGATTAATCGCCCAACTGAGCTGGATGTGGGTGCTTTATTTGAAAAAATTGAGGTCAAGCTGGAGGCTGAGCCAGTATCTGAACAACCGGTCTATTTTGGTGGTCCAGTACAAATCGAGCGGGGTTTTGTCTTACACGAGCCCACCACAGAAGTGGCTTACAGCTCCTCCTTAGCAGTTCCAGGTGGCTTAACCATGACGACATCTAAAGATGTACTTGAGGCCGTGGCAACAGGTTCTGGGCCCAGCAAATTCTTAATGATCTTAGGTTATGCGGGTTGGAGTGCGGGCCAGCTTGAGGAGGAGATCACTCTCAATGGCTGGATCAATGTTCCCTTATCCCAGCAGCAAATGAGTGAGATTATTTTCAACACCCCCTCTAGCCAGCGCTACGAGAGGACGATGAGTCTTTTAGGTTTTGATCCATCCCATCTTTCTGGCGAGGCAGGGCATGCCTGA
- the ruvX gene encoding Holliday junction resolvase RuvX yields the protein MPEGINKSVERTVMAFDFGTRRIGVAVGNTLTKAGQPLRIIEEPSEDVRFRAIQTLIKEWQPNQLVVGLPCHPDGTEHKMSAKARRFGNQLHGRFQLPVEWVDERYTSAVLEGDPDMRENLDAESAALILEQYFLEKNWIS from the coding sequence ATGCCTGAGGGTATTAATAAGAGCGTAGAGCGGACGGTCATGGCCTTTGACTTCGGGACGAGACGTATTGGCGTTGCTGTTGGCAATACCCTGACCAAAGCTGGCCAGCCATTGAGGATTATTGAGGAGCCATCTGAGGATGTGAGATTTAGGGCTATTCAAACCCTCATCAAAGAATGGCAACCAAACCAGTTGGTTGTGGGGTTGCCATGCCATCCTGACGGGACTGAGCATAAGATGAGCGCCAAGGCCCGTCGCTTTGGCAACCAGCTGCATGGACGCTTTCAGCTGCCAGTGGAGTGGGTGGATGAGCGCTATACCTCCGCTGTTTTAGAAGGCGACCCTGATATGCGAGAGAATTTGGATGCCGAGTCTGCGGCCTTGATTTTGGAGCAGTATTTTCTTGAAAAGAATTGGATTAGTTGA
- the pyrR gene encoding bifunctional pyr operon transcriptional regulator/uracil phosphoribosyltransferase PyrR: MNAEQSYLKLLETLSQRKKSGDSFELAGLAMGGAWIAERLAADLNLSHFGVINVAFHRDDYAEKGMTALRTASTMSTHLPFEVNGANVILIDDVLLTGRTVRAALNELFDFGRPAQVQLMVLANREKRELPISADFVGEQVSVPDNQILVLEKDDAGKFGFQLEARTA, from the coding sequence ATGAATGCAGAGCAGTCCTATCTGAAATTACTAGAGACTTTGAGTCAGCGCAAAAAGTCTGGCGATTCATTTGAATTGGCTGGTCTTGCAATGGGCGGGGCTTGGATTGCAGAGCGCTTGGCTGCAGATTTAAATCTATCTCACTTTGGTGTAATTAATGTGGCGTTTCATCGAGATGACTATGCTGAGAAGGGTATGACAGCGCTTCGTACTGCTAGCACGATGTCTACTCACCTTCCTTTTGAGGTCAATGGTGCAAACGTCATTTTGATCGATGATGTTTTGCTTACTGGTCGTACGGTTCGTGCAGCCCTTAATGAGTTATTTGATTTTGGTCGACCTGCACAAGTACAGTTAATGGTGCTAGCCAATCGCGAGAAACGTGAGCTACCAATCTCTGCTGATTTTGTGGGGGAGCAAGTTAGCGTCCCAGATAATCAAATATTAGTTTTAGAAAAAGATGATGCTGGCAAGTTCGGCTTCCAATTAGAGGCGCGTACAGCATGA
- a CDS encoding aspartate carbamoyltransferase catalytic subunit → MSVDITSANTPSSSHVNQFNSSGELTHLLTLEGLPKEQILHILDTAQQFVSVTDPAREVKKVPLLRGKSVFNLFFENSTRTRTTFEIAAKRLSADVINLDISTSSTAKGESLLDTIDNLVAMQADIFVVRHSVSRAPIEIAQHIPAHVHVVNAGDGSHQHPTQGLLDMYTMRHFKKDFSGLKVAIVGDIVHSRVAKSNICALRTLGCTDIRAIGPESLLPSDLDMLGVKVFHSMEEGLKGVDVVMTLRIQKERMEAGQVPEGDSFFKQYGLTPTRLALAKPDAIVMHPGPMNRGVEIDSSVADGPQSVILNQVTFGIAVRMAVMSIVAGN, encoded by the coding sequence ATGAGCGTAGATATCACTTCAGCAAATACTCCATCGAGTAGCCATGTAAACCAATTTAATAGTAGTGGTGAGTTAACCCATCTCCTCACCTTAGAAGGTTTACCGAAAGAGCAGATTTTGCATATTTTGGACACTGCTCAGCAGTTTGTTAGTGTGACTGACCCTGCTAGAGAAGTTAAAAAAGTGCCATTACTTAGAGGCAAGAGTGTATTTAATCTCTTCTTTGAAAACTCTACCCGCACTCGAACTACTTTTGAGATCGCTGCCAAACGCTTATCGGCTGATGTGATCAATCTTGATATTTCAACATCTTCAACCGCTAAAGGCGAGAGCTTGTTGGATACGATTGATAACTTAGTGGCGATGCAGGCAGATATCTTTGTAGTGCGTCATAGTGTTTCTCGGGCGCCGATTGAGATCGCTCAACATATTCCTGCGCACGTCCACGTAGTCAATGCTGGCGATGGTAGTCACCAGCATCCTACACAAGGCCTGCTTGATATGTATACGATGCGCCATTTTAAGAAAGATTTTAGTGGGCTTAAGGTCGCTATCGTTGGCGATATCGTACATAGCCGTGTTGCTAAATCTAATATCTGCGCATTGAGAACTTTGGGTTGTACTGATATCAGGGCTATTGGTCCTGAGAGTTTGCTGCCAAGTGACTTAGATATGCTTGGGGTTAAGGTCTTCCATAGCATGGAGGAGGGTCTCAAGGGTGTCGATGTTGTGATGACCCTACGTATTCAGAAAGAACGCATGGAAGCCGGTCAGGTGCCTGAGGGTGATTCTTTCTTCAAGCAGTATGGCTTAACTCCCACACGCCTAGCCTTGGCCAAGCCCGATGCCATTGTGATGCACCCAGGCCCAATGAATCGCGGTGTAGAGATTGATTCATCAGTAGCAGATGGACCTCAATCCGTCATCTTGAATCAAGTTACCTTTGGTATTGCAGTGCGTATGGCGGTGATGTCGATTGTGGCAGGGAATTAG
- a CDS encoding glycosyltransferase, with translation MTRILIVYQSKPAIVPGLKKGFENAGVETITFLANEHHHWVDKYVFHAINKWAHNLRLLKKGKFLFSNHPLTHWNYLNTELVKFYKKNNPDYVFFIHGIHYSESTLTQINAPKIAWLVDPVQDPKRLALFSKNLDWYFSYSKFAIRILQELGFKNTSYLPHAVDHNEFRHIPDTKKPIDISFVGKHSVHREKFILAALEVTSKVSLYGSRWVAPALSKPSLLKAIKGIECYGEKLNNLYNSSKVVLSIIAKPENALEAQSGINMRPYEILASGSILCSDNYDELHPELINNENLILFNNVDEFKQSLSQLLKDKHKIENIAASGRRFIESRFSYDEMAKTILAKFKEVKDGTSL, from the coding sequence ATGACCCGCATACTTATTGTTTATCAGTCTAAGCCAGCTATCGTTCCAGGGCTAAAAAAGGGCTTTGAAAATGCAGGGGTAGAAACAATTACCTTTCTAGCAAATGAGCATCACCATTGGGTTGATAAATACGTATTTCATGCCATTAATAAATGGGCACACAACCTTAGACTTCTTAAAAAGGGAAAATTTCTTTTCTCCAATCACCCGCTAACACATTGGAACTATCTCAACACTGAGCTCGTTAAGTTTTACAAAAAAAATAATCCTGATTATGTATTTTTTATTCATGGCATTCATTATTCAGAATCAACACTCACCCAAATTAATGCCCCTAAGATTGCCTGGCTTGTTGACCCAGTTCAAGACCCCAAGCGACTGGCTTTATTTTCGAAGAATCTTGATTGGTATTTTTCTTACAGCAAGTTTGCGATAAGAATCCTACAGGAGCTAGGCTTTAAAAATACAAGCTATTTGCCACATGCGGTTGACCATAATGAATTCCGCCATATACCTGACACTAAAAAGCCTATTGATATCTCGTTTGTTGGAAAACATAGCGTTCACCGAGAAAAATTTATTCTAGCGGCATTAGAGGTAACCAGTAAAGTTAGCCTCTATGGCTCAAGGTGGGTAGCGCCTGCTTTATCTAAACCCTCACTCCTTAAGGCAATCAAAGGCATTGAATGCTATGGGGAAAAATTAAATAATCTCTACAACTCATCTAAAGTCGTGCTTAGCATTATTGCAAAGCCAGAAAATGCATTAGAGGCTCAAAGCGGAATTAATATGAGACCTTATGAAATTTTGGCTTCAGGATCAATTCTATGTTCCGACAATTACGATGAGCTCCATCCAGAGCTAATTAATAATGAGAACTTAATTCTTTTTAATAACGTTGATGAATTCAAGCAATCGCTTTCTCAACTACTGAAGGATAAGCATAAAATTGAGAATATTGCGGCCTCAGGAAGAAGATTCATTGAGAGTCGCTTCTCTTATGATGAAATGGCGAAGACCATTCTTGCTAAATTTAAAGAGGTTAAAGACGGCACATCTTTATAA
- a CDS encoding methyltransferase domain-containing protein, translating into MFRSLSHIVDMDEVKDLEPFYSKFRASPSDNVNSKTLDLGCGGVPRNPFQADLLYGIDIRDSANPNIARADLAQERIPHGDASMDYITAFDFIEHVPRVVYLPQIRYSFIELMNEVYRVLTPGGLFLAQTPVYPFSACFTDPTHVNPITSETFSQYFDDQCQWGRMYGFNGAFKIESQVRHSTHLISLLRKV; encoded by the coding sequence ATGTTTCGGTCTCTTAGCCATATTGTGGATATGGATGAGGTAAAGGATTTAGAGCCTTTTTATTCGAAATTCCGGGCCAGTCCCTCTGACAATGTCAATTCTAAAACCTTGGATCTAGGGTGTGGAGGCGTCCCTAGAAATCCATTCCAGGCAGACCTTCTTTATGGGATTGATATCCGAGATAGCGCTAATCCTAACATTGCTAGAGCTGATCTTGCGCAAGAGAGAATTCCCCATGGTGATGCCTCCATGGACTACATTACTGCATTTGATTTTATTGAACACGTCCCCCGGGTTGTTTATTTGCCTCAAATTCGCTATTCCTTTATAGAGTTAATGAATGAGGTTTATCGCGTCCTCACTCCTGGCGGACTCTTTTTGGCTCAAACACCTGTATATCCGTTTTCTGCATGCTTCACAGATCCAACTCATGTCAATCCAATAACGAGCGAAACGTTTTCTCAATATTTTGATGATCAGTGTCAGTGGGGGAGAATGTATGGATTCAATGGCGCCTTCAAGATAGAGAGTCAAGTTCGTCATTCGACTCATTTAATCAGCCTTCTGAGAAAAGTTTGA
- the galE gene encoding UDP-glucose 4-epimerase GalE, whose product MKTILVTGGVGYIGSHTVVALQENGYKVVILDNLCNSKAITLSNIQKISSQAPIFYQGDIRDRPMLRDIFKNHPIDGVIHFAGLKAVGESQSEPLKYYDNNVVGSITLLEEMIKAKVDTFVFSSSATVYGEPGATQYQEGMPTTPINVYGRTKLMVEEILRDGAKANPGLRVACLRYFNPVGAHLSGLIGENPVGTPNNLMPYIGQIALGILPKLKVFGSDYPTPDGTGLRDYIHVHDLAQGHLLALQYLEDHPGALTVNLGTGKPYSVLEMISAFEKVSGKSIPYDLVERRSGDLAEYYANSDLAKTVLGWEAKHGIERMCEDTWRFYRQLDSAQS is encoded by the coding sequence ATGAAGACAATTTTGGTCACTGGCGGGGTCGGGTACATAGGCTCACATACTGTAGTGGCCCTTCAAGAGAACGGCTACAAAGTTGTGATACTGGATAACCTATGTAATAGCAAAGCAATCACCCTTAGTAACATTCAAAAGATTAGCTCTCAAGCTCCTATTTTTTACCAAGGTGATATTCGAGATCGCCCCATGTTACGCGATATCTTTAAAAATCATCCTATTGATGGAGTCATTCATTTTGCGGGATTAAAAGCAGTTGGCGAGTCCCAAAGCGAGCCGCTTAAGTATTACGACAATAATGTGGTCGGCAGCATCACCCTCCTAGAAGAAATGATTAAGGCCAAAGTAGATACCTTTGTATTTTCTTCTTCTGCAACCGTATATGGAGAGCCAGGGGCTACTCAATACCAAGAGGGTATGCCTACCACTCCTATTAATGTCTATGGCCGCACAAAACTTATGGTTGAGGAGATACTCAGGGATGGAGCAAAAGCTAACCCCGGCCTTAGAGTCGCCTGCTTGCGCTACTTCAATCCTGTGGGAGCTCATCTATCAGGCTTAATTGGCGAGAATCCAGTTGGCACCCCCAATAACTTAATGCCCTATATCGGCCAGATTGCCTTAGGCATCCTCCCAAAATTAAAGGTCTTTGGAAGTGATTACCCAACACCAGATGGCACCGGCCTCAGGGACTATATCCACGTACACGATCTAGCTCAAGGCCATTTACTCGCCTTGCAGTATCTGGAGGATCACCCTGGCGCCCTTACAGTGAACCTGGGAACCGGAAAACCCTACAGCGTTCTTGAAATGATTTCGGCCTTTGAGAAAGTCAGCGGCAAGAGTATTCCATACGATTTAGTAGAGCGAAGATCTGGAGACTTGGCGGAGTATTATGCAAATTCAGACTTAGCTAAAACAGTCCTAGGCTGGGAAGCAAAACATGGAATTGAGCGAATGTGCGAGGATACTTGGCGCTTCTATAGGCAATTAGATTCAGCACAGTCTTAA
- a CDS encoding O-antigen ligase → MKLNLNHAYTKLDWFVILCVFMFPVTFLTVRHGVHVSLFALVLLAAYHFWSAKAPKIEWNYPIDPFILLTFAGLFLSVLLSQVFRGAMHFAAFDGPSRILLAGLVFLLLKSLNIPYIRILEIAIPLALICIFGIIVLRPLDPHWMGRYSMYFVDPNTLGSQAFILGLLSLLMISWDGRQSKALMVLQVLGGILGLYVSVGSGSRGGWLIAPFILLLILLLRFGDISHASNLQKQKMWLQTLAICIGICFVSLIGFYFSEKLSTRIISGYFEILHWFTGANLDTSAGTRLSMWKFGFQFANESLLFGYGEEKNMMQVLQGSPLNIAANETAINTMALTGPHSDILSKLLSAGLFGLGAYLSLLLVPFSIFWKRRNALDFNVKQAARIGLFYITGIFIAGLSNEQLSLKYLCTFYGMMVAVLLAQVFHKPSAGRIN, encoded by the coding sequence ATGAAACTCAACTTAAATCACGCCTATACAAAGCTAGACTGGTTTGTCATATTGTGTGTTTTCATGTTCCCGGTGACGTTTTTAACGGTCCGACACGGCGTCCATGTTTCTTTATTTGCGCTTGTACTTTTAGCTGCATACCACTTTTGGAGTGCTAAAGCGCCAAAGATCGAGTGGAATTATCCGATCGACCCCTTCATTCTCCTGACATTTGCAGGATTATTTTTATCGGTTTTACTTTCCCAAGTATTTCGGGGTGCCATGCACTTTGCTGCATTCGATGGCCCTTCCCGAATCTTGCTCGCAGGCTTAGTCTTCCTATTGCTCAAGAGTTTAAATATTCCCTATATAAGAATATTGGAAATCGCAATCCCACTGGCACTCATTTGCATTTTCGGGATTATTGTTTTGAGGCCTCTCGATCCCCATTGGATGGGTAGGTACTCTATGTATTTTGTTGATCCAAATACTTTAGGATCGCAAGCTTTTATTCTTGGCCTCCTATCACTCCTGATGATTAGCTGGGATGGTAGGCAGTCCAAAGCATTAATGGTTTTACAGGTCCTAGGCGGAATACTTGGCTTATATGTTTCGGTTGGCTCAGGCTCGCGCGGTGGTTGGCTTATCGCGCCTTTTATTCTTTTACTTATTTTATTGTTGAGGTTTGGCGATATTTCCCACGCTAGTAACCTCCAAAAACAAAAAATGTGGTTACAGACGCTTGCGATTTGCATTGGCATCTGTTTTGTATCTTTAATAGGATTTTATTTTTCAGAGAAGTTATCAACTCGAATTATTAGTGGTTATTTTGAAATCCTACATTGGTTTACTGGGGCCAATTTAGATACATCTGCGGGTACTCGGCTGAGTATGTGGAAGTTTGGTTTTCAGTTTGCTAACGAGAGCTTGCTCTTTGGTTACGGCGAAGAGAAAAATATGATGCAGGTTTTGCAGGGTAGCCCGCTTAATATTGCCGCAAATGAAACCGCCATCAACACCATGGCATTAACTGGCCCGCACAGCGATATTCTGAGTAAGCTCTTATCTGCAGGGCTCTTTGGATTGGGTGCCTACTTGAGTCTTTTGCTTGTGCCATTTTCTATCTTTTGGAAGCGTCGCAACGCCCTTGATTTCAACGTAAAGCAAGCAGCCAGAATTGGCCTTTTTTATATCACCGGCATATTTATTGCAGGGCTATCTAATGAGCAGTTGTCTCTTAAGTACTTATGTACTTTTTATGGGATGATGGTTGCTGTGCTATTGGCGCAGGTATTCCATAAGCCTTCAGCAGGGCGCATAAATTAA
- a CDS encoding glycosyltransferase family 4 protein, with the protein MADAKVILFSDSSINIGGQELQALQQMRSLNALGYETILLCKPNSAIVSRAKNDGLAVQEIRFRNAFHIPSLMQLFSLVKEKSPVAMFCHGSHDALICALVGMVQVLLGRKRIPVFRVKTFQHGYPLSFAYNYLFSGTVIPSHYLRSRFLANLAIIPNKLQVVYPGIDFSALDCSTDPLPDHVLNWLDAHPGPVISHGAILRSEKGHSTILKALVEVKRHIPNVRYLIAGEGQDKPLLEVEIVTLGLTENVLLTGILKKIAPLLRKSDLAVLPSLVEPLGMFQIEAQYLEVPTIASRVGGIPETMLNQETGLMIEPGNVEQWAQAIIWMLSNPEPAKQMSKAGKRMVVDKFSLDANTQSLISLFEKA; encoded by the coding sequence ATGGCTGATGCAAAAGTTATTCTTTTTTCTGACTCGTCTATTAATATTGGTGGCCAAGAGTTGCAAGCGTTGCAGCAAATGCGCTCACTCAATGCTCTGGGCTATGAAACAATTTTGCTATGCAAGCCCAACAGCGCAATTGTCAGCCGCGCAAAGAATGACGGTTTAGCGGTTCAGGAAATTCGTTTTCGGAATGCTTTTCATATACCAAGTCTGATGCAATTATTTAGTTTAGTTAAAGAAAAAAGTCCTGTAGCTATGTTTTGTCATGGCAGTCATGATGCTTTGATTTGTGCGCTAGTGGGTATGGTGCAAGTTCTTCTTGGCCGTAAGCGCATTCCTGTTTTCCGGGTAAAAACTTTCCAGCATGGTTATCCGCTATCTTTTGCATATAACTATTTGTTTTCAGGAACGGTTATTCCTAGCCACTATTTACGCTCACGTTTTTTGGCAAATCTTGCCATCATCCCCAATAAGCTCCAGGTGGTTTATCCTGGGATTGATTTTTCAGCGCTGGATTGCTCAACTGATCCACTGCCCGATCATGTTTTGAATTGGCTAGATGCTCACCCAGGTCCGGTTATATCGCATGGAGCAATTCTGCGGAGTGAAAAAGGTCACAGCACGATTTTGAAGGCTCTTGTTGAAGTGAAGAGGCACATTCCAAATGTGCGCTATTTAATTGCTGGAGAGGGGCAAGATAAGCCGTTACTTGAGGTCGAGATTGTAACGCTTGGATTGACTGAGAATGTACTGCTAACCGGGATTTTAAAAAAGATTGCGCCATTGCTTAGAAAGAGCGATCTCGCAGTGCTGCCCTCCTTGGTTGAGCCTTTGGGGATGTTTCAGATTGAGGCGCAGTACTTGGAGGTGCCCACGATTGCAAGTAGGGTTGGCGGTATTCCTGAGACTATGCTAAATCAAGAGACTGGCCTCATGATTGAGCCTGGCAATGTTGAGCAGTGGGCTCAGGCCATCATCTGGATGTTATCTAATCCAGAGCCTGCAAAGCAAATGTCAAAAGCGGGAAAGCGAATGGTTGTTGATAAATTTTCTCTTGATGCGAATACTCAAAGCCTAATTAGCTTATTTGAAAAAGCGTAA
- a CDS encoding glycosyltransferase family 2 protein — MNPNKYSLTFACYNSVEYTKMCIDSMIKHGTPLDRVVVVDNHSTDGTRDYLATLPLGGRILNSANLGCGTAWNQGALALQSEWSIIMNNDVLVSPLWIENLIYAAESKNLKVISPALIEGPLDYDFEAFNLKASEEMRDVHRFGSKHAVCLAIHNSVWMDVGYFQPIPKLLGYEDTLFFNELKKSNIQTAITGASWLHHFGSITQTTMKQERGLAEKDGLANRYNYKLLNQSWIQRKLAKIQAKKHQAEASRNEVKEHGMSIHGLRKNNAFEWI; from the coding sequence GTGAATCCTAATAAATACAGCCTGACATTTGCCTGCTACAACTCTGTTGAATACACAAAAATGTGCATTGATAGCATGATTAAGCATGGCACCCCCCTAGATAGGGTTGTAGTTGTGGACAACCACTCCACTGACGGGACTCGCGATTATCTTGCCACACTGCCTTTGGGCGGAAGAATCTTGAACTCCGCCAACCTCGGTTGCGGAACCGCTTGGAATCAAGGTGCGCTAGCACTTCAAAGCGAATGGAGCATCATCATGAACAATGATGTTCTGGTTTCGCCATTGTGGATTGAGAATCTCATTTATGCTGCAGAGTCTAAAAATCTCAAGGTCATTAGTCCAGCATTAATTGAGGGGCCACTTGATTATGACTTTGAAGCATTCAATTTAAAAGCTAGCGAAGAAATGAGGGATGTACATCGTTTTGGCAGCAAGCATGCTGTATGCCTCGCTATTCATAACTCGGTATGGATGGACGTGGGTTATTTTCAACCAATTCCCAAACTCCTCGGCTACGAAGATACCCTGTTCTTTAATGAACTCAAGAAGTCTAATATTCAAACTGCGATTACTGGTGCGTCGTGGTTACACCACTTCGGCTCAATTACCCAAACTACAATGAAACAAGAAAGAGGGCTCGCAGAAAAAGATGGTCTGGCTAATCGCTACAACTACAAACTACTAAATCAAAGCTGGATACAAAGAAAGCTAGCCAAGATTCAAGCGAAAAAACACCAAGCAGAAGCTAGTCGAAATGAAGTGAAAGAGCATGGGATGTCCATACATGGACTCAGAAAAAATAATGCCTTTGAATGGATTTAA